Within the Candidatus Hydrogenedentota bacterium genome, the region GCCGTGGGTGCAGGAGGCCGAGCGCGTGTTGTCTGCCGGTGTGGCTGAGGCGGTGGCTGCCGTGAAGCCGGAACGCCTCTATTGGCATGTCGCCAAAGATCGCGGAACGATGGACAGCGTGCGTCTTCAGGTCCTCGATCTGCTGGAGGCCGCGTCGCGCGTGAAGTGATTGGGGGTTCCGGGTTTCTGGTTTCAGGGTTCTGGTTTCTTAACGCAGAGGGGGCCTGCACGTTCACAGCAAAGCGGTACGCGTTCACGTACACGAGAACGCGTATGGCCGTGGACCTGAGAAGGGACAGCGGGCACCGAACGCGGGCGTTTACGGCAAGCGCACCTTCAGGCGGTAGAACTGGCGCGCGTCCGCGTCCGGGGGATTCGTTATGGACAATCTCTCCGTGGTCGACATGAGATTGGTCTTGCCCGGCACAGGCAACCAGGCATGATCCGACAGGGTGCGGGTAAACTGTACGTCATATACGCGGTCCGTGGCGCATGGCCACGTCAGTATCCATCCAGTGGCTGACGGAACGATGCCGGTCAGGCGCAGGACGGATAGCCCGTTGGTCGGATCGGTGTTCATGACATACTCGTCGCCGGTCGGCGCACCGTCATGGTCCGGATCGTCATTGACTGCCGCCTCGAAGTTGTTGGTGATGCCGTGTTTCGCCAACCACCATTCCGGCGTTGGCCGGCTGGTGGTCCGGTTTTCCTCAAAATGCGCGGTCACGGATTTTGGCGTGTTCATCAGCAGGTTGAGTGGGTTTGCGCTTCCCGCAGCATCACCGGACCAGTTCGCGAAGTGATAGTACGAGTCCGCGGTCGCGGTTATCTGTGTTGTTGTGCCAGCCATGCACCAGCCGCCTTTGGCGTCGATCGAGCCGTTCGGTCCGGCGGCGGGCACCAGCCAGTAGTTCGTCGACCATTGCCACGTCAGGACGGAGCTGTTGGTTACGGTCATGACGACCTGTGTACCCGCTCCCAAAGTTGGCGCATGGCTGCTCATGACCCAGCCCGCGCAGACATACTGCGTGGCACCATACGTATCCGGTGTGCTGACCGTGTTGGTCAGGACCGTTCCTTCCCAGAAGGTATGCTCGCCTGCCGCAGGACAAGCGGTTCCGTAGGGAGAAACGACCGTTAACGAGTAGAGATCACTCACCCGGAATGCATTGGAAGCAGGCGGGGCGGCTTCGTACATCGCGTTGCCCGCCTGCGACGCCAGAATGCTGACGACACCGGGGCCGGTGAAAGCGAGGTTTGTGCCCTCGGAGATGACCGCCGGCCCCGAAGCCACCTCGAACGTAACCGGCAGTCCGCTTGACGCCGTTGCCGCGAGCGGCACCGTACTGGTTACGCAGAGGTTGCCGATGGCGGGAAAATCAATGGCCTGGCCCGCCTTGGTGACATTGATTGAGATCGTAACAGGCGGGGCACAGTCCCAGAGTGGGTCGCCGAGTTGCCAGGCCATCACCTTGACCACGCCGGCGGCGGTGAAGGTCAGATTGGAGCCTTCAGAAAGCTTGCCGGGGCCGGAATACAAGGAGTAGAAAAGTGGCAGACCCGAACTGGCTGTTCCTGCAAGATGCACGATATTCGTCGTGAGCTGGGATCCCGGATTTGGGAAAGCAACGGTTTGGGGACGCCGAATGACGTTTAATGTGATGGGGATTCGAAGCGGACTGTTGGTTGCACCCGGGATGGTGATGACGTTCGTGGCGCAGTACGAACCCAGGTCCAGGCCGGTATGCGCCACGGCGGCGGTATAGACCTGACTGTCCATCCGCGCGACGGTTCCAATTGACGGCCCCGACAAGGTCAGCCAGTTGGTGGGCCCTGATCCGAAGGTCAGGCGATTTGAAAAGCTCAGCCCGCTGCAGCCGATATTTTGGATCGAGAATGTCTTGTCGGAAGCATTCGTCCCATCGATGTAGGCATCGAACGTCAGCGATGTCGGGCTTGTGGCCGGCTGTGGCGGTGCGGTCAGGTCCGAGGAGATGACATCCAGTTGGATGGCCGCGCCGTCGTGTACGTTATCCCATGCGTATTCCTGAAACGCGATCCAGATAGGCGTTCCCGGCGGGATGCCAAAGTCGCCCAGCTTGATCGTGCGCTTGAACCAGGGCGGGAATTGGCTCCCGCCGCTACTTCTCGCCCACACGTTGGTTTGAGCGATGATGGTAAAGTTCGCTGGGTCCGGGCCGGTGGTGGAGATGCGCACGTACACCGTGTCCGGGAAGTTGGTGAAACAGAAACGGAGCCAGTAGGATAACGTCGAGCTGGGGGTCAGGCCGCTCAGTCGGGGGGAGATCAGCCATTGGTCGTTGTGATAACCTTCCGAGGAACCGCCGCCTGTGGTCCAGGAACAATAGGCGTTGTGAGAGCCCGCCTCGGCTGTCGCCGGGACGGAACTCGTCCCGTTCCCCCAGCCGGGAAGCGGCATAACGCCTATCGGGAGT harbors:
- a CDS encoding choice-of-anchor J domain-containing protein — translated: MLESFESSTFPPPGWTKKNLQGGSGWYQLPIGVMPLPGWGNGTSSVPATAEAGSHNAYCSWTTGGGSSEGYHNDQWLISPRLSGLTPSSTLSYWLRFCFTNFPDTVYVRISTTGPDPANFTIIAQTNVWARSSGGSQFPPWFKRTIKLGDFGIPPGTPIWIAFQEYAWDNVHDGAAIQLDVISSDLTAPPQPATSPTSLTFDAYIDGTNASDKTFSIQNIGCSGLSFSNRLTFGSGPTNWLTLSGPSIGTVARMDSQVYTAAVAHTGLDLGSYCATNVITIPGATNSPLRIPITLNVIRRPQTVAFPNPGSQLTTNIVHLAGTASSGLPLFYSLYSGPGKLSEGSNLTFTAAGVVKVMAWQLGDPLWDCAPPVTISINVTKAGQAIDFPAIGNLCVTSTVPLAATASSGLPVTFEVASGPAVISEGTNLAFTGPGVVSILASQAGNAMYEAAPPASNAFRVSDLYSLTVVSPYGTACPAAGEHTFWEGTVLTNTVSTPDTYGATQYVCAGWVMSSHAPTLGAGTQVVMTVTNSSVLTWQWSTNYWLVPAAGPNGSIDAKGGWCMAGTTTQITATADSYYHFANWSGDAAGSANPLNLLMNTPKSVTAHFEENRTTSRPTPEWWLAKHGITNNFEAAVNDDPDHDGAPTGDEYVMNTDPTNGLSVLRLTGIVPSATGWILTWPCATDRVYDVQFTRTLSDHAWLPVPGKTNLMSTTERLSITNPPDADARQFYRLKVRLP